The Methanosarcina barkeri str. Wiesmoor DNA segment AATACACGCAAAAAAGGGAGTTTTAGCGGTTGAAAAGCTGGCTGAAGCAATGGAAGCCTACTGTGCAGGAAACCCGGACATACTGGAGGAGAGAACAGATGAGATTGACAAACTGGAACATGAGGCTGATAAACTCAAACAGAAGATAAGGGCAAGCATTCCCTCATCAGTAAGACTGCCCGTTAATAAAAAAGACCTCCTTTCCTTTCTTAAACAGCAGGACTCTATTGCGGATTATGCTCAGACGGCTGCCTACTGGATGACCCTTCGGCCATGTGAGGATATCCCTAAAGAAATCAAAGAAGGCTTTCTGGAACTGATGACCGCTTCTCTGAAGACTGCAAGGCTTTACGATGAACTTGCGGGTGCACTTTACAAGCTTCTTGCAACTTCCTTCAGCAAGGAAGAAATCAAAGAAACTATGACCATCATCCCTGAAGTCGAAAAGCTGGAACATGATGTGGATGTGCTTGAAACTGCTCTCTTAAAAAAGATCTTCGAAAACGAGGACACTATAGGAGGTGCAGGTGTCTGCCACCTAATGGGACTTGTTGAAAGAGTAGGAGGTATTGCTGATAAGTCCGCAAGCGCTGCTGACCGTCTAAGAACGATGATACTTAGAAGATAAGTCTTTACTTGTTCTCTTATTATAACATACTTTCACCGAGCGCAGCTCGGGTCAGGCCGAAGAAGCAAAAAACAAAATAAAAGACTTTTAAAATACAGAATACAGTAGATTTTATAGTTTTTAAAACTGCGAACACTGGACATATATTTGCAGAAAATAGAACGCTCGGGTCAGGCCGAAAAAAATAAGAAAGAAATAATGAAAGGTTTTTCACATATAGGAGTCAGTAAATTCTCCTTTCTTAAAAAAACACTTAAACTATTTTTTGATTTATTTCTTTTAAAAGGCCGCTCTCCTGCGCCGAGCGTGGCAAATTCAGTTTAAGATGGCTAATGACGTTGATTTGACTCAGTTAATTCACTAATCTAAGGCTCTATCTTAGAATAAACTATGCAGAATATCAAAAAACACAAAGTCACAAGTATTATAAAAGCGTAAAAAATTTAATAGTTGACGTAATGAAATAAACAAACAAGTTATATTATAATATAGCAAAATCTGTCGGATGACTGCCAGATGGAAGACATAGACAAAAGGGAACTGAGTGAACGAGACATCTGTACGAAATTTATCACGCCTGCAATAAAACAGGCTAACTGGAAAGAGCGTCAAATAAGGGAAGAGGTGAAACTTACAAACGGCAGGATTATTGTAAAAGGCTCGGCCACAAGCAGGGGAAAGCCAAAGAGGGCCGACTACGTTCTTTCCTATAAGCCAAACATTCCTCTTGCGGTAGTTGAGGCTAAAAAGAATACACATACACTGGGAGATGGAATGCAGCAGGCACTTCTATATGCTGAGATGCTGGACATTCCTTTTGCGTTCAGCTCTAATGGGGACGCCTTTTTGTTTCACGACCGGACAGGCACTTTCGGAAAGGTTGAGGAGGAAATTCCGCTGGAAAGTTTTCCTTCTCCTGAGTTTCTCTGGCAGAAGTATTGTGAATGGAAGGAGCTTGATGAAGGCAGGCAGAAAATTGTAACTCAGAATTATTTTATTGACCATCGGAAATCACTACGATATTACCAGCGCATAGCAATTAACCGCACAGTAGAAGCAATCGCGAAAGGTCAGAACCGCATCCTGCTTGTTATGGCAACAGGTACTGGAAAAACACTTGCAGCTTTTCAGATTATCTGGCGTCTCTGGAAAGCAGGGGTAAAGAAAAGAATTCTTTATCTGGCAGACCGGAATATCCTCATTAAACAGACACGGATTAACGATTTCAAGCATTTTGGAAAC contains these protein-coding regions:
- a CDS encoding TIGR00153 family protein, producing MKDYIRSVLDVVAESPFVPLEIHAKKGVLAVEKLAEAMEAYCAGNPDILEERTDEIDKLEHEADKLKQKIRASIPSSVRLPVNKKDLLSFLKQQDSIADYAQTAAYWMTLRPCEDIPKEIKEGFLELMTASLKTARLYDELAGALYKLLATSFSKEEIKETMTIIPEVEKLEHDVDVLETALLKKIFENEDTIGGAGVCHLMGLVERVGGIADKSASAADRLRTMILRR